A segment of the Streptomyces sp. XD-27 genome:
CTCGGCGCATGTTTCGAGCCTATGACTTACCGACTGGTAGAGAACGGTATACGTCCTACTGCCCAACGGCCTTTGGGTGAAGGGTTATTGACAACTTCTGAAACGTGCACGGTGGCGCTCTGATGAGCGGTGGGGGTGGGTCGGTGGGCCGGTGGGTGGCTGTCTCACAGTTCGGGGCGGGTGATCGTGAAGCGGGCGTTGACGTGGGCGTGCACGGTTTGGCGCTGGGGTTCGAGGTCGAGGGCGGGTGGGGTGTCGGGGGCTGCTCCGCCTGCGGGGCCGCGCATGCGTGCTCCGCCTGGTCGCCCGAAGCCGGTGGGGGTGTCCGCTTGGTTGTCGGTGAGTTCGGTCAGGGCGACGAGGCGGGCGTCGAGTGCTTCGGCGTATTCGCGGGCGCGCCGGACGGCTTCTCGTACTGCTTTCTGGCGGACTTCGCGGTGGGCGGGGGATGTGGCGCGCAGTGCCCACCAGGGGCCGTCGACGTGGGTGAGGTCCTGGTCGGCGAGGCGGGTGGTGAGTTCGCCGAGGATGGTGAAGTCGGTGACGACGGCGGTGGTGTGGACGGTGCCGTGGTAGGCGCGTATGCGTTCGTTGCGGCCTTTTTGGGTGAGTTGTGGGGTGAGGGTGAAGCCGCTGGTCGCGAGTTTTTCTATGGCTTGGCCGTAGGACTTGAGGAGTTCGAGGGTGTGCTGGTTGCGGCGGGTGAGGTCTTCGAGGGTGGTGCGGCGGTCGGTGCCGCGGGCGGTGACGGTGATCCTGAGGCGGGCGATGTCGGGGTCGACTTCGAGGCGTGCTTCGCCGCGGACGGTGAGGTGGGGGGTGTCGGGGGTGCCGTAGGGCTGGTGGGTGGGGGTGTCGGTGGGGTGGGGTTGCTGGTGCATGGGGTGGCGGCTCCTGGTTCGGGTGGTGGTGTCGTGGGGGTTCATGGGGTGGTGCGGCCGTGTGGTGGGCGTTCGGTGTGCAGTGCGAGGGCGATGTCGACGAGGCCGACGCGGGGTAGTGCGGGGATGCGGTCGAGGTCGATCCATTCGGCGCGGTCGGTGGAGCCGTTGGTTTCGTGGCGGAGTTCGCCGCCGGTGACGTGGGCGGCGTAGATGATGCGGAGTCCGTGGAAGTCGGTGCGGCCGCGGCCGCGGCGTGCGTAGTTGCGGCGGGTGGAGTCCATGCCGAGGAGTCGGTCGATGGTGATGGTGTAGCCGGTTTCTTCTGCTGCTTCGCGTATGGCCGCGTCGTAGGGGTCTTCGCCGTGCTCGATGCCGCCGCCGGGCATGGTCCATCGCTTGCCGTCGGGGCCGATCCAGCGGGCGAGGAGGACTTTTCCGTCGCGGATGCAGACGGCGTAGGCGGCGACGCGGAGCACGTGGTGGGTCATCGTTTCAGCATGACCGCGTAGCAACCTGATCGAAACCTTTCGGGACTGTTGGTGTTCGTCACTCTTGAGTCAGAATCTACGCGCGTTGTGACCAATTTCAGGGGAGAATCGAATGCCGCTTGATCGAAGGACGTTCCTGGGTCGTTCCGCCGCCACTGGTGCGGGTGTTGCGCTGGCGGGGGCGGCGGCCGCGCCCGCCGAGGCACACGGGCCCGGTCGCCCGGACCGAAAGCGGTACTCCTTCACCGTGATGGGCACCACGGATCTGCACGGAAACGTGTTCAACTGGGACTACTTCACCGACAAGGAGTTCGACGACAAGGCCCACAACGATGTGGGGCTGGCGAAGATCTCGACGCTGGTGGAGCGGGTGCGGCGGGAGAAGGGACGGTGTCACACCCTCCTCATCGACGCGGGCGACACGATCCAGGGCACCCAGCTGTCGTACTACTACGCCAAGGTGGACCCGATCACGGGCGAGGACGGCCCGGTGCATCCGATGGCCCAGGCGATGAACGCGATCGGGTATGACGCGGCGGCGCTGGGCAACCACGAGTTCAACTACGGCATCCCGGTGCTGCGGAAGTTCCAGGAGCAGTGCGACTTTCCGCTTCTGGGTGCCAACGCGCTGGACGCGAAGACGCTTCGTCCCGCCTTCCCGCCGTACTGGATGACGCGGCTGCGCACCCCGTGCGGCCGGGAGGTGAAGGTGGCTGTGCTGGGGTTGACGAACCCGGGCATCGCGATCTGGGACAAGGCCCATGTGCAGGGGAAGATGACGTTCCCCGGGCTGGAGGAGCAGGCCGCGAAGTGGGTGCCGAAGTTGCGGTCGATGGGGGCGGACGTGGTGATCGTGTCCGCGCACTCGGGCAGCAGCGGCACGTCTTCTTACGGTGATCAGCTTCCGTACATCGAGAACGCGGCGGCTCTGGTCGCCGAGCAGGTGCCGGGCATCGACGCGATTCTGGTGGGGCACGCGCACACGGAGATCCCCGAGTACCGGGTGACGAACAAGGAGACCGGCAAGCAGGTCGTGCTGTCGGAGCCGCTGAAGTGGGGGCAGCGGCTGACGCTGTTCGACTTCGAGCTGGTCTGGGCCAAGGGCCGCTGGAGTGTGGAGTCGGTGTCGGCGAAGGTGCTGAACTCCAATGAGGTCCCGGAGGACCCGGAGATCGTCGGGCTGCTCGGGGATGAGCACAAGAAGGTCGTGGAGTACGTCAACCAGGTCATTGGCACCTCCACGGCGGCGATGGCGGCCGCCGAGGCGCCGTACAAGGACTCCGCGATCATCGACTTCATCAACCACGTCCAGGCGGAGACGGTGAAGGGGGCGCTGGCGGGGACGGAGTACGCGGCACTGCCGGTGCTCTCTCAGGCGTCGTGTTTCTCGCGTACGGCGGCGGTCCCGGCGGGCGAGGTGACGATCCGGGAGGTGGCGGGGCTGTATCCGTTCGAGAACACGCTGGAGGCGCGGGTGCTGACCGGCGCGCAGTTGAAGGACTATCTGGAGTTCTCGGCGCGGTACTACGTGCGGACTCCGGCGGGCGGGGAGGTCGATCCGGCGAAGCTGACGAACGCGGACACCATTCCGGACTACAACTACGACGTGGTGAGCGGTCTGGCGTATGAGATCGACGTCGCCAAGGAGCCGGGGGCGCGGATCACGAAGCTGTCCTTCGGCGGGAAGCCGGTGGACCCGGATGCGCGGTTCGTGCTGGCGGTGAACAACTACCGGGCGAGTGGCGGCGGCAACTTCCCGCATGTGGCGGCGGCCAAGCAGGTGTGGGCCAACTCGGACGAGATCCGCAACACGATCATCGGGTGGGTGAAGGCGAAGGGGACGATCGACGTGGCGGCGTTCGCGTCGGTGGACTGGAAGCTGACGCGGGACGGCGCGCCGATCTTCTGATAATCGACCCACCCCTGTGGATAACGGCGGGCGGGTCCCTGCCGGGTTCGGCACACTGGCGGCATGAACGAAGAGCTCACCACCGCGCTGAAACCCGTGCTGCGGGACCTGTCCGCTACGTGTGCCGTTCAACCGAAGGTCACCGAAGAGGTGTACCACGGTGAGGAGCACATCGTGCTCTACGAACGGGACGGCAGCGGCACGGGCATCGGGCTGTGGCTGGGCCGGAACCACGCCGAGCGCATCGCGCACATCGCCGACCAGATACAGGACTGGGCGGTGGAGGCACTGTGCGCGGCGCTCAAGCCCGCCGTATGGCCCGAGTGCCCCACCCACCCCGACTCGCATCCGCTCCAGCCCGAGGTCAAGGGCGGGATAGCGGTGTGGTCATGTCCGCATACGCGCCAGACGGTCTCGCTGATCGGGGAGCTTCCCCGGCCCCGGCCGCGGGTCGAGTCCGAAGGTCGTGAACGCGGTCCGCGCCGGAAGCGGGAACGTCGTCGTGCCCGTGAGTGAGTTGAGGATGACGGCGCTGCGCCATGCGGCCAACCCCAGGTCGGGGGCGCCCACGCCGTGGGTGTGGCGCTCGGCGTTCTGTACGTAGACCGAGCCGGTGACGCTGGGGTCGAGGATGAGCCGGTGGTGCTCGTCGATGCGCGGTCGTTCGGCGGCGTCGCGCCGGATGTAGGGGGCGAGGGCGGCGAGCAGGGTGTCGACGCTGCGCTCGCGGTAGCCGGTGGCCAGTACCACGGCGTCGGTGGTCAGTCGGCTGCGGGTGCCTTGCTGGGTGTGTTCCAGGTGGAGTTCGACGCGGGTGGCGGCGACGCGGCCGGCGGTGCGCACGGTGACACCGGGGGTGAGTACGGCGTCGGGCCAGCCGCCGTGCAGGGTGCGCCGGTACAGCTCGTCGTGGATGGCGGCGATGGTCTCGTGGTCGATGCCCTTGTACAGCTGCCACTGACCGGGCAGGAGTTGGTCGCGGACCGGTTCGGGCAGGGCGTGGAAGTAGCGGGCGTAGTCGGGGGTGAACTGTTCGAGCCCGAGTTTGCTGTACTCCATGGGGGCGAAGGCGGGGGTGCGGGCCAGCCAGTGCAGTCTCTCCGCGCCGTGCGGCCGGTTGCGCAGCAAGTCGAGGAAGACCTCCGCGCCCGACTGGCCGGAGCCCACGACGGTGACGTGTCCGGCGGCGAGCAACTGCGGTCGGTGGTCGAGGTAGTCGGCGGAGTGCCACAGCGGTACGTCGGGGTGTGGGCGAGGGGGCGCAGCGGGGCCGGGATGTGGGGGGCGGTGCCGACGCCGAGGACGAGGTGGCGGGCGTAGGTGCGGCCGAGGGTGTGGGTTTCGCCGGTGGTGGCGAGCTGGGTGTAGTCGATTTCGAACAGGGCGCGTTCGGGGTTCCAGCGGACGCCGTCGATCTGGTGGCTGAAGTGCAGGTCGGGGAGTTGTTCGCTGACCCAGCGGCAGTAGGCGTCGTATTCGGCGCGGTGGAGGTGGAATCGCTCGGTGAAGTAGAAGGGGAAGAGCCGGTCGCGGGCTTTGAGGTAGTTGAGGAAGGACCAGGGGCTGGTGGGGTCGGCGAGGGTGACCAGGTCGGCGAGGAAGGGGACTTGGAGGGTGGTGCCTTCGATCATCAGTCCGGGGTGCCAGTGGAAGGCGGGGCGCTGTTCGTAGAAGGCGGTGCGCAGGCCGGGGATGCCGTGGGCGAGGGCGGCGAGGGAGAGGTTGAAGGGGCCGATTCCGATGCCCGCGAGGTCGAGCGGCTGGTCGGGGTTGGGGGTGGGATCGGGTGTCATCGGGCCGTACTGCCTTCCACGAGGTCTAACAGGGTGTGCAGGTCGCCGGGGCGGGTGTGGGGGTTGAGGAGGGTGGCTTTGAGCCAGAGTCCTTCGCTGGTGGTGGCGCGGCCGAGGACGGCGTGGCCGTGGTGCAGCAGGGTGCGGCGGATGTCGGCGACGGTGGTGTCGTCCGCTCCGGTGGGGCGGAACAGGACGGTGCTGATGGTGGGGCGGGCCTGGAGTTCGAGGCCGGGGCGGGCTTCGATGAGGTCGGCCAGGTGGTGGGCGGTGGCGCAGACCTGGTCGACGAGGGCGCCGAGTCCGGTGCGGCCGAGTGCGCGCAGGGTGACGGCGATCTTGAGGATGTCGGGGCGTCGGGTGGTGCGTAGGGAGCGGCCGAGGAGGTCGGGGTATCCGGCGTCGGTGTCGTCGTCGGCGTTGAGGTAGTCGGCCTGGTGGGCGAGGGGGGCGAGTTGGGTGGTGTCGGGGACGGTGAGGAGTCCTGCGGCGACGGGCTGCCAGCCGAGTTTGTGGAGGTCGAGGGTGACGGTGCGGGCCCGGTCCAGGCCTGCGACGCGGGTTCGGTGGGTGTCGCTGAACAGCAGCGGGCCGCCGTAGGAGGCGTCGACGTGCAGGTCGGTCGCGTGTGCGGCGCAGATGTCGGCGAGTTCCGGGAGGGGGTCGATGGCGCCGGTGTCGGTGGTGCCTGCGGTGGCGACGACGAGGGTGGGGGTGTCGGGCGTTGCGCTGAGTGCGGTGTGCAGGCGGTGGGGGTCGAGGAGTCCGGCGGGGGTGGGGAGGGTGAGGGGGGCGGGGAGGCCCAGGAGCCAGGCGGCGCGGTGGATGCTGTGGTGGGCGTTGGCGCCGCAGACGATGTGCAGGGGGCCGGCGGCGGCTTCGCGGGCGAGGAGCACGGCGAGCTGGTTGGACTCGGTGCCGCCGGTGGTGACCAGGGCGTCGGGGTCGGCGGCGCCCGGGTGGACGAGGGCGGCCAGGGCGCGGCAGGTGAGGGCTT
Coding sequences within it:
- a CDS encoding SIMPL domain-containing protein; protein product: MHQQPHPTDTPTHQPYGTPDTPHLTVRGEARLEVDPDIARLRITVTARGTDRRTTLEDLTRRNQHTLELLKSYGQAIEKLATSGFTLTPQLTQKGRNERIRAYHGTVHTTAVVTDFTILGELTTRLADQDLTHVDGPWWALRATSPAHREVRQKAVREAVRRAREYAEALDARLVALTELTDNQADTPTGFGRPGGARMRGPAGGAAPDTPPALDLEPQRQTVHAHVNARFTITRPEL
- a CDS encoding NUDIX hydrolase — its product is MTHHVLRVAAYAVCIRDGKVLLARWIGPDGKRWTMPGGGIEHGEDPYDAAIREAAEETGYTITIDRLLGMDSTRRNYARRGRGRTDFHGLRIIYAAHVTGGELRHETNGSTDRAEWIDLDRIPALPRVGLVDIALALHTERPPHGRTTP
- a CDS encoding bifunctional UDP-sugar hydrolase/5'-nucleotidase, which codes for MPLDRRTFLGRSAATGAGVALAGAAAAPAEAHGPGRPDRKRYSFTVMGTTDLHGNVFNWDYFTDKEFDDKAHNDVGLAKISTLVERVRREKGRCHTLLIDAGDTIQGTQLSYYYAKVDPITGEDGPVHPMAQAMNAIGYDAAALGNHEFNYGIPVLRKFQEQCDFPLLGANALDAKTLRPAFPPYWMTRLRTPCGREVKVAVLGLTNPGIAIWDKAHVQGKMTFPGLEEQAAKWVPKLRSMGADVVIVSAHSGSSGTSSYGDQLPYIENAAALVAEQVPGIDAILVGHAHTEIPEYRVTNKETGKQVVLSEPLKWGQRLTLFDFELVWAKGRWSVESVSAKVLNSNEVPEDPEIVGLLGDEHKKVVEYVNQVIGTSTAAMAAAEAPYKDSAIIDFINHVQAETVKGALAGTEYAALPVLSQASCFSRTAAVPAGEVTIREVAGLYPFENTLEARVLTGAQLKDYLEFSARYYVRTPAGGEVDPAKLTNADTIPDYNYDVVSGLAYEIDVAKEPGARITKLSFGGKPVDPDARFVLAVNNYRASGGGNFPHVAAAKQVWANSDEIRNTIIGWVKAKGTIDVAAFASVDWKLTRDGAPIF
- a CDS encoding aminotransferase class V-fold PLP-dependent enzyme, with amino-acid sequence MPVPASGTAHLLAGGTDGPRALRPMLDIVLDALATGATDRAGPLPPGGPGAVSRRVRAAAEPVLPTTGTGARDALHTLVRTLTAGAADPAEPHCTAHLHCPPLAVATAADLAASALNPSLDSWDQAPAAAELEALTCRALAALVHPGAADPDALVTTGGTESNQLAVLLAREAAAGPLHIVCGANAHHSIHRAAWLLGLPAPLTLPTPAGLLDPHRLHTALSATPDTPTLVVATAGTTDTGAIDPLPELADICAAHATDLHVDASYGGPLLFSDTHRTRVAGLDRARTVTLDLHKLGWQPVAAGLLTVPDTTQLAPLAHQADYLNADDDTDAGYPDLLGRSLRTTRRPDILKIAVTLRALGRTGLGALVDQVCATAHHLADLIEARPGLELQARPTISTVLFRPTGADDTTVADIRRTLLHHGHAVLGRATTSEGLWLKATLLNPHTRPGDLHTLLDLVEGSTAR